A genome region from Candidatus Kryptobacter tengchongensis includes the following:
- a CDS encoding sodium/proline symporter yields the protein MFLYAILIYLGLLLAVGIYKTKAVKTQDDFMVAGRTTPVYKLVGTLLATWIGSGSIIAGAGLAYRVGFSELWLSAGAWVAIVIVYFLAGRVRKIAQYTMPDILEQRYNKWARILGTITIVIAYVTIASYQFKGGAFVLNLVVGIPIEYGIIITAVFVVLFTALAGLISVVTMDIINGTLMLLGIALAVPIVLNDVGGWAVVRETLPPDRFAVFGKKDFIWAMGVFFPTFFLLLGESSMYQKFFSAKDAKAARQAVIFWVIGTIIIETSITALAVFASVKFKLQESEKVILHLATHGGEIGLPPIVGVMLIVAAMAIIISTANSFLLTPSTNLVRDIYQRFINPKATHKQIITLQRILIVVLGFLGYLLLTRFQTVLQMALTAYTMIGAGLTPALLAAFLWKRVTTAGGVASIATGMGITLVITLINMFSKEPLLEADYIVLPSAAGSIIVLIIVSLLTPPDPPEKWKPFVENKD from the coding sequence ATGTTTCTTTACGCTATACTCATTTATCTGGGGCTTTTACTTGCGGTTGGTATTTATAAGACAAAAGCTGTTAAAACTCAAGATGATTTCATGGTCGCTGGAAGAACAACCCCTGTTTATAAGCTTGTTGGGACATTGCTTGCAACTTGGATTGGCTCTGGAAGTATAATCGCTGGTGCAGGTCTTGCTTATAGAGTTGGTTTTTCAGAATTGTGGTTATCAGCAGGGGCATGGGTTGCTATTGTAATTGTATATTTCCTTGCTGGAAGGGTCAGGAAAATTGCTCAGTATACAATGCCTGATATACTTGAACAAAGATATAACAAGTGGGCAAGAATACTTGGAACTATAACAATAGTTATCGCTTATGTGACGATTGCAAGCTATCAGTTCAAGGGTGGAGCTTTTGTATTAAATCTTGTCGTAGGGATTCCGATTGAGTATGGAATTATAATCACGGCTGTTTTTGTGGTTTTATTTACAGCGCTTGCTGGGCTTATTTCAGTTGTTACGATGGATATAATCAATGGGACTTTAATGCTTTTAGGGATTGCTCTTGCTGTTCCTATAGTTTTAAATGATGTTGGTGGCTGGGCAGTGGTTAGGGAAACATTACCGCCAGATAGATTTGCTGTTTTTGGTAAGAAAGATTTTATCTGGGCTATGGGTGTTTTCTTTCCAACTTTTTTCCTTCTTTTAGGTGAGTCAAGTATGTATCAAAAATTTTTCAGCGCGAAAGACGCCAAAGCAGCAAGACAGGCTGTTATTTTTTGGGTCATCGGAACAATTATAATTGAAACATCAATCACAGCTCTGGCGGTTTTTGCAAGTGTTAAGTTCAAACTTCAAGAATCAGAAAAAGTTATTTTACATCTTGCAACTCACGGAGGTGAAATTGGGCTTCCACCAATAGTTGGAGTAATGCTTATTGTAGCTGCAATGGCAATTATAATTTCAACTGCAAATAGTTTCCTTCTTACACCAAGCACAAACCTTGTGAGGGACATTTACCAGAGATTTATAAATCCGAAAGCCACTCATAAACAAATAATAACTTTACAGCGAATTTTGATCGTTGTTTTAGGTTTTTTAGGTTATCTTCTTTTGACGAGATTTCAAACCGTACTTCAGATGGCTTTAACTGCTTATACGATGATTGGGGCTGGGCTAACCCCGGCACTTCTTGCTGCATTTCTTTGGAAGAGAGTTACAACCGCAGGTGGGGTTGCAAGCATAGCAACTGGAATGGGGATAACATTGGTCATAACCCTTATCAATATGTTCAGCAAAGAACCTTTGCTTGAAGCCGATTACATCGTTTTACCTTCGGCAGCTGGTTCAATTATAGTATTAATCATCGTTAGTTTGCTAACTCCACCAGATCCACCCGAAAAATGGAAGCCATTTGTAGAAAATAAAGATTAA
- a CDS encoding Xaa-Pro aminopeptidase — protein MKIEKIQKTLHEFGLDGWLFYDFHNRDKIGMKILGLSMSGLATRRWFYFIPKEGKPIKLVHRVEPDKLDSLPGEKFYYSGWRELHERLKEILGMPKKIAMQYSPFNSIPYISIVDAGTIELVKSFGHEVVSSADLVQIFEALIDEETIKTHFEAGKLVDETLDEAFEEIRKAVRNGKYKTEYEIQQFILKRFHDKGLTSDEDPPIVGVNDHPANPHFYPTPENTREIKPGDKLLIDLWAKKNQPGAIFYDITWCAFIGDDPPEEYVKIFHIVRDARREALAFLQNRLSKNQDVAGWEVDEVARKYIQERGYGEFFTHRTGHSIGENVHGNGANIDNFETKDLRKLVPGSLFSLEPGVYIPGKMGVRSEVNVYINSEKKALITGREQEELVLIY, from the coding sequence ATGAAGATTGAAAAAATTCAAAAAACGCTTCATGAGTTTGGACTTGATGGATGGCTTTTTTATGATTTCCATAACAGGGATAAAATAGGGATGAAAATTCTTGGACTTTCAATGTCTGGACTTGCTACAAGGAGATGGTTTTATTTCATCCCGAAGGAAGGTAAGCCAATAAAACTTGTCCATAGGGTTGAACCTGATAAACTTGATTCTTTACCAGGAGAAAAATTTTATTATTCAGGTTGGCGTGAATTGCACGAAAGATTAAAAGAAATTCTTGGGATGCCTAAAAAAATCGCAATGCAATATTCCCCGTTTAATTCAATTCCATATATTTCAATTGTGGATGCTGGGACAATTGAGCTTGTGAAAAGTTTTGGTCATGAAGTTGTTTCATCGGCAGACCTTGTTCAGATTTTTGAAGCTTTAATTGATGAAGAGACAATTAAAACACATTTTGAAGCAGGGAAGCTCGTTGATGAGACACTTGATGAGGCTTTTGAAGAAATTAGAAAAGCTGTTAGAAACGGAAAATATAAAACTGAATACGAAATTCAACAATTTATATTGAAAAGATTTCATGATAAAGGTTTGACATCTGATGAAGATCCGCCAATTGTTGGGGTTAATGACCATCCAGCAAATCCACACTTTTATCCAACCCCTGAAAATACAAGGGAAATAAAGCCGGGCGATAAGCTTTTAATTGACCTATGGGCGAAGAAAAATCAACCTGGTGCAATCTTTTATGATATCACATGGTGCGCGTTTATAGGCGATGACCCGCCAGAAGAATATGTTAAAATCTTTCACATCGTAAGAGATGCAAGGAGGGAAGCATTGGCGTTTTTACAAAATCGTTTAAGTAAAAATCAAGATGTCGCTGGTTGGGAAGTTGATGAAGTTGCAAGGAAATATATTCAGGAAAGAGGATATGGTGAATTTTTTACACATCGCACTGGTCATTCAATTGGAGAAAATGTTCATGGGAATGGCGCAAACATTGATAATTTTGAAACAAAGGATTTGAGAAAACTTGTCCCTGGTTCACTTTTCTCTCTTGAACCGGGAGTTTACATCCCTGGAAAAATGGGGGTGAGATCTGAAGTGAATGTTTATATCAATTCTGAAAAGAAAGCTTTGATAACTGGAAGGGAACAGGAGGAACTTGTGTTAATTTATTAA
- a CDS encoding fumarase, class II, which translates to MSDFRIEKDALGEVKVPTWALWGAQTQRAVENFPISGIRFPRTFIKAIGLVKYCAAKVNHELGLLDEAKAKAIMEAAREVIEGKLDEHFPLDIFQTGSGTSTNMNANEVIANRACEILGAKRGEKSVVHPNDHVNLGQSSNDVIPACIHISAAIAIKEQLLPSLQKLHKALLEKSKEFDDIVKTGRTHLMDAMPVRLGQEFSGYAAQIELAIERINAVLPRLYELALGGTAVGTGINTHPEFGKRIAEALAQETGIPFRETRNHFSAQASMDTAVELSGALKALAVALYKIANDLRWMNSGPQAGLAEIRLPALQPGSSIMPGKINPVIPEAVIMVSMQVIGNDSVITLAGSSGNFELNVALPVIARNLLESITILSNVSDVFVDKCINGIVANKEHMERLAGQNAILATALTPHLGYDKAAQIVKKAMAENKTIREVVLELGWMKEDELDKVLDIKKMTEGGFVAGVSGGG; encoded by the coding sequence ATGTCCGACTTCAGAATTGAAAAAGACGCACTTGGTGAGGTTAAAGTCCCAACCTGGGCATTATGGGGGGCACAAACACAAAGGGCTGTTGAAAACTTCCCGATAAGTGGGATAAGATTTCCAAGGACATTTATTAAAGCAATTGGGCTTGTTAAATACTGTGCAGCTAAGGTTAACCATGAGCTTGGTTTACTTGACGAGGCAAAAGCAAAAGCAATAATGGAAGCTGCAAGGGAAGTCATTGAAGGAAAACTTGATGAACACTTTCCGCTTGATATTTTTCAAACGGGTTCTGGTACATCAACTAACATGAATGCAAATGAGGTTATAGCAAATCGTGCTTGTGAGATCCTTGGGGCGAAGAGGGGTGAAAAAAGTGTTGTTCATCCAAACGATCATGTTAATCTTGGGCAATCTTCAAACGATGTGATCCCGGCTTGTATTCACATTTCAGCAGCAATAGCAATTAAAGAGCAACTTTTACCTTCGCTTCAAAAGCTTCATAAGGCACTTTTGGAAAAATCTAAAGAGTTTGATGATATTGTAAAAACTGGGAGAACGCACCTTATGGATGCAATGCCCGTGCGACTTGGGCAGGAATTTTCAGGTTATGCAGCACAGATTGAGCTTGCAATTGAGAGAATTAACGCCGTACTACCCAGATTGTATGAACTTGCACTTGGTGGCACAGCGGTTGGAACCGGAATCAATACCCACCCGGAATTTGGAAAAAGAATCGCTGAAGCACTTGCTCAAGAAACAGGGATACCTTTTAGAGAAACGAGGAATCACTTTTCAGCACAGGCATCAATGGATACAGCTGTTGAATTAAGCGGTGCATTAAAAGCACTTGCAGTTGCTCTTTACAAAATTGCGAATGATTTAAGATGGATGAATTCAGGTCCTCAAGCGGGTCTTGCTGAAATCCGTCTTCCGGCGCTTCAACCTGGTTCGTCAATAATGCCAGGGAAGATTAATCCTGTTATCCCGGAGGCGGTTATTATGGTATCAATGCAGGTAATTGGGAATGATTCAGTTATAACTTTAGCTGGCTCATCTGGAAACTTTGAGCTTAATGTTGCTCTTCCTGTCATTGCACGAAACCTTTTGGAGTCAATTACAATTCTATCAAATGTTAGTGATGTTTTCGTTGATAAATGTATAAACGGAATTGTGGCAAATAAAGAGCATATGGAGCGACTTGCTGGGCAAAATGCAATTCTTGCAACTGCGCTTACGCCACATCTTGGCTATGATAAAGCTGCACAAATCGTTAAAAAAGCGATGGCTGAAAATAAAACGATTCGTGAAGTTGTGCTTGAACTTGGGTGGATGAAGGAAGATGAGTTAGATAAAGTGCTTGACATTAAAAAGATGACCGAAGGAGGATTTGTTGCAGGTGTGTCAGGTGGTGGTTGA
- a CDS encoding Membrane protein involved in the export of O-antigen and teichoic acid → MSSGENLTIIKKAGFVSLSRIINWFGLLLITAILARYLSKSEFASYDQFWLVFNTFFPIVSFAFTSSVYFLGSKENAGEYITGIFWFLSVVGFVLTLFIFLLRFEIARFINNPKFYEDFPSFAFFLFFSFPSLILDAILILKGKFRKLFIITGLNVIAYIGVIILAIALGEKISFIFSGLSVISIVRFIYTWCLINKFFGRGLKGFKLDEMFLTFKEVLLFTIPLIVGHISALISRQVDKYIIANNFSGDFYATYTIGAKELPIVPLITSSFASVIFPEISKLYSAGKNSDVVQLIKDVVRLTSLFIFPSFSFLLFFSREFIVILFSEKYLESVGIFRIYLFFLPVRILVYSSILSALGKQKIYMLVSFFDLIFNLALGLILVKIFGLIGPAIAVVASTYIEAFIMLFFISKALGGIGLFEILPLKFMMLIFVFSLLVAFFCYSVSLIIQDVILRFVLSGILFSVVYFSVAVNLRRRI, encoded by the coding sequence ATGAGCTCTGGAGAGAACTTGACAATTATTAAAAAAGCTGGATTTGTGAGTTTATCAAGGATTATCAATTGGTTTGGGCTTTTGTTGATCACCGCCATCCTTGCGAGATACCTTTCAAAATCTGAATTTGCCTCTTATGATCAATTCTGGCTTGTTTTTAACACTTTTTTCCCAATTGTCTCTTTTGCTTTCACCAGTTCAGTTTATTTTCTTGGTTCAAAGGAGAACGCAGGTGAATATATAACAGGCATTTTCTGGTTTTTGTCAGTTGTCGGCTTTGTGCTCACACTTTTCATTTTTCTGTTAAGGTTTGAAATAGCAAGGTTTATTAACAATCCTAAATTTTACGAAGATTTCCCGTCCTTTGCATTTTTTCTATTTTTCTCTTTTCCTTCTTTAATTCTTGATGCAATTCTTATTTTGAAAGGTAAGTTTAGGAAACTTTTTATAATCACAGGTCTGAATGTAATCGCTTATATAGGCGTTATCATTCTTGCGATAGCGCTTGGTGAGAAAATATCTTTTATTTTTTCAGGGCTTTCAGTTATTTCAATTGTTCGGTTCATTTATACCTGGTGTCTTATAAACAAATTTTTCGGCAGGGGTTTAAAAGGCTTTAAGTTGGATGAAATGTTTTTAACTTTTAAAGAGGTTTTACTTTTCACGATTCCACTTATAGTTGGGCATATAAGCGCCTTAATTTCAAGGCAAGTTGATAAGTATATAATTGCAAATAATTTTTCAGGTGATTTTTACGCAACTTATACTATTGGGGCAAAGGAATTGCCAATTGTTCCGTTAATTACAAGCTCATTTGCATCGGTGATTTTTCCAGAGATAAGCAAATTATATAGTGCTGGCAAGAATTCCGATGTTGTTCAACTTATAAAAGATGTTGTGCGTTTAACTTCGCTTTTCATATTTCCTTCTTTTTCTTTTCTTTTATTTTTTTCAAGGGAATTCATCGTTATTCTTTTCTCGGAAAAATATCTTGAAAGCGTTGGCATTTTTAGAATTTATCTTTTTTTCCTTCCTGTAAGAATTCTTGTTTATAGTTCAATACTTTCGGCTCTTGGAAAACAGAAAATTTATATGCTTGTTTCATTCTTTGATTTGATTTTCAACTTAGCTCTTGGATTAATTCTTGTCAAAATTTTTGGTTTGATAGGTCCTGCTATTGCTGTTGTAGCCTCAACATATATTGAAGCGTTTATCATGTTATTTTTTATCTCAAAAGCCCTTGGGGGAATAGGACTGTTTGAAATATTGCCATTAAAATTTATGATGCTTATTTTTGTTTTCTCTTTGTTGGTGGCATTTTTTTGCTATAGTGTGAGTTTGATAATTCAAGATGTAATTTTAAGGTTTGTTCTGTCTGGAATTTTGTTTTCAGTTGTTTATTTTTCTGTTGCTGTTAATCTTCGGCGGAGGATTTGA
- a CDS encoding Acetyltransferase (GNAT) domain: protein MAQLHVEISNDPEEWSKFNICSPQSNPFQSYDWLKVYSEIFNLSFNILFVKKGEEVVSGLIYPTKRKIFFNVLTPLLFSYYSGIMFQDLGKEKRQKKIVEKNESILKIHEHLKENLDFFVLKLHYTIDDVRQFKWLGYKIKPRHTFILNIESLEKLWDGFSNSLKRKIKDAQEKGFTVIKTKSVEKIAEQQILSFERSGEKFFIGFDKLKDLLENLVMKNLLTVYHLVDKNNEVIASRGISIWNGKAYDVVAGMVEREISNSSHFLMWKIFEDLSLNNVKEFDFCGADIEKVAFFKMQFGGEIKISFEVSYTKGILKFFNFG, encoded by the coding sequence ATGGCTCAACTTCATGTTGAAATTTCAAACGATCCCGAAGAATGGAGTAAATTCAACATTTGCTCTCCACAGTCAAATCCATTTCAAAGTTATGATTGGCTTAAGGTATATAGTGAAATTTTTAATCTGTCATTTAACATTTTATTCGTAAAGAAAGGAGAGGAGGTTGTTTCTGGTTTAATTTACCCCACAAAGAGAAAAATTTTTTTCAATGTTTTAACCCCACTTCTGTTCTCATATTATAGCGGGATTATGTTTCAGGATTTAGGAAAAGAAAAGCGTCAAAAGAAAATAGTTGAAAAGAATGAATCAATTTTAAAAATTCACGAGCACCTTAAAGAAAATCTTGATTTTTTTGTTTTGAAACTCCACTATACAATTGACGATGTCAGGCAATTTAAATGGCTTGGCTACAAAATCAAACCGAGACATACCTTTATACTTAACATTGAATCGTTGGAAAAACTTTGGGATGGGTTTAGCAACTCGCTTAAAAGAAAAATAAAAGATGCGCAGGAAAAAGGTTTTACTGTTATTAAAACGAAAAGCGTGGAGAAAATCGCCGAACAACAAATTTTAAGTTTTGAGCGAAGTGGAGAAAAATTTTTCATCGGTTTTGATAAGCTTAAGGATCTCCTTGAGAATCTTGTAATGAAAAACTTATTGACAGTCTATCATCTTGTTGATAAAAACAATGAAGTGATCGCATCACGAGGTATCTCTATATGGAACGGGAAAGCTTATGATGTTGTCGCTGGAATGGTTGAAAGGGAAATTAGCAATAGTTCGCATTTCCTTATGTGGAAAATATTTGAGGACCTGTCTTTAAACAATGTTAAAGAATTTGATTTTTGCGGTGCGGATATTGAAAAGGTTGCTTTCTTCAAAATGCAGTTTGGCGGGGAAATAAAGATTTCATTTGAAGTTAGCTATACAAAAGGGATTTTGAAATTTTTTAACTTTGGTTAA
- a CDS encoding ATP-dependent HslUV protease ATP-binding subunit HslU, which translates to MRNKDQNEIEIKHRKDLKDLTPEEIVKELDKYIIGQDQAKRAVAIALRNRWRRQQVPPDLREEITPNNIILIGPTGVGKTEIARRLAKLANAPFVKVEASKFTEVGYVGRDVESMIRELVDIAVNMVKMEKMEEIKDRAKELAEERLLDILLPRKKRRKPDEDEGSFDEYENDEMMRTREKLKRQLQEGKLDSRTIEIEVSTQSLPGMQVFGPIPVDDLAMTMQDFIETVIPKRYKKRRMTIAEARNYLIQEEAQKLIDMESVIKEAIKRVENLGIVFIDEIDKIANPGGYTVGPDVSREGVQRDLLPIIEGSNVMTKYGIVKTDHILFIAAGAFHVAKPSDLIPELQGRFPIRVELNPLTEEDFVKILTLPENALIKQYKALLETEGVELEFTDDAIREIAHYAAQVNEQLENIGARRLQTVMTSLLEDILFDAPKLKGQKILITKEFVQEKLSPIVKDRDLSRYIL; encoded by the coding sequence ATGAGAAATAAGGATCAAAACGAAATTGAAATAAAACATCGGAAAGATCTAAAAGATTTGACGCCTGAGGAGATAGTTAAAGAACTTGATAAGTATATCATAGGTCAAGATCAAGCGAAAAGAGCTGTTGCAATTGCGCTTCGCAACAGGTGGAGAAGACAACAGGTTCCGCCTGATCTGCGGGAGGAAATCACACCAAACAATATAATTTTAATCGGTCCAACAGGGGTTGGAAAAACTGAAATTGCGCGCAGACTTGCAAAGCTTGCGAATGCACCATTTGTTAAAGTTGAAGCATCAAAGTTCACCGAAGTTGGATATGTTGGAAGAGATGTGGAATCAATGATAAGAGAACTCGTTGATATTGCGGTGAATATGGTCAAAATGGAAAAAATGGAAGAAATTAAAGACCGTGCAAAAGAACTCGCCGAAGAGAGATTGCTTGATATACTCTTGCCAAGGAAGAAAAGAAGAAAACCTGATGAGGACGAAGGATCTTTTGATGAATATGAAAATGACGAAATGATGAGGACGAGGGAAAAATTAAAAAGGCAGTTGCAGGAAGGAAAGCTTGATTCAAGGACGATAGAAATTGAGGTCTCAACCCAATCATTGCCCGGGATGCAGGTTTTCGGTCCCATCCCTGTGGATGATCTCGCTATGACAATGCAGGATTTTATTGAGACAGTTATACCAAAGCGCTACAAAAAGAGGAGAATGACGATAGCCGAGGCGAGAAATTATTTAATTCAGGAGGAGGCTCAAAAATTAATTGACATGGAATCAGTAATAAAAGAAGCTATAAAAAGAGTTGAAAATCTTGGAATTGTATTTATTGATGAAATTGATAAAATAGCAAATCCCGGTGGCTATACTGTTGGACCAGATGTTTCAAGAGAAGGGGTTCAAAGAGATCTGCTTCCTATAATTGAGGGTTCAAATGTAATGACAAAATATGGAATTGTAAAAACAGATCATATACTTTTCATCGCAGCAGGTGCTTTTCACGTGGCAAAACCAAGTGACTTAATCCCTGAGCTCCAGGGGCGATTTCCAATAAGGGTTGAACTTAATCCATTGACCGAAGAAGATTTCGTTAAGATTTTGACTTTACCTGAAAACGCTCTTATAAAGCAGTATAAAGCATTACTTGAAACCGAAGGCGTTGAACTTGAATTTACAGATGACGCCATAAGAGAGATTGCTCATTATGCTGCACAGGTGAATGAACAACTTGAAAACATCGGCGCAAGAAGGCTTCAAACCGTTATGACATCGCTGCTTGAAGATATTTTATTTGATGCACCGAAGTTAAAAGGTCAGAAAATTTTGATCACAAAAGAATTTGTTCAGGAAAAACTTTCACCAATTGTCAAAGATAGAGATCTGAGCAGATATATTTTATAA
- a CDS encoding ATP-dependent HslUV protease, peptidase subunit HslV, which translates to MEKFIKSTTILGLIHNGQAVMGGDGQVTLSDTIMKHGARKVRKIYNNKILVGFAGASADALALMERFESKLEQYKGNLLRAATELAKDWRMDKYLRQLNALLAVMDKENALIISGTGDVIEPDDKIVAIGSGGSYALAAARVLVKHSNLSAREIVEEALKVAADICIYTNHNIVIEEL; encoded by the coding sequence GTGGAAAAATTTATAAAATCTACAACCATACTTGGCTTAATTCATAATGGGCAAGCTGTAATGGGTGGAGATGGTCAGGTGACTTTATCAGATACGATAATGAAACATGGCGCAAGAAAAGTGAGAAAAATATATAACAATAAAATACTTGTTGGTTTCGCTGGAGCTTCAGCAGATGCCCTCGCGCTTATGGAGAGATTTGAATCTAAACTTGAGCAGTACAAAGGAAATCTACTTCGTGCTGCGACTGAACTTGCGAAAGATTGGAGAATGGATAAGTATCTTCGTCAGCTTAACGCATTACTTGCAGTTATGGATAAAGAAAACGCTCTTATAATTTCAGGAACTGGTGATGTGATTGAGCCAGATGATAAGATAGTTGCGATTGGTTCAGGAGGTAGTTATGCCCTTGCTGCTGCAAGGGTTCTTGTAAAACATTCAAACCTTTCTGCGCGGGAAATAGTTGAGGAGGCATTAAAAGTTGCTGCAGATATTTGCATCTACACAAATCATAATATCGTCATTGAGGAACTTTAA
- a CDS encoding RNA polymerase, sigma 54 subunit, RpoN/SigL, translating into MLKYGQHQTIETKLTPQQIQYLKLLQIPVIQLEQKIKEELEQNPFLEEGLETSIDEMLELELSENEELEQVIKQELNEEYEEVTEDKLPKSDEEYTLEDFIKSQEEDMFVPKQKDIIGEELEDEIPWQPPAIESLSERLMNQFMEVTENDKEIRIAEEILGNVDDDGYLTRSVEEIAEDLRLGEKMDVTAEEVENVLKKIQRLDPPGIGARDSKECLLVQLEVSDLPEDKKELAMRILKEAYDDFMNKRYSELMKKFGLSEHKLMEVFKIIQRLNPKPGEGKNIIQEYIVPDFIVERVGDEFVVSLNEKTIPMIRLNRSYYDLLKKQRKLNPELKEEIKKQFSRAKWFIASIYQRRETLLRIMRAIVELQREFFETGEGLKPMIYKDVAEKAGVDISTVSRAVNQKYVQTDYGIYKLRDLFSEKINTADGNEVSNKEIKERIKEIISQEDPRKPLSDDQIAEILRSQGINIARRTVAKYRDQLGILPARLRKKIE; encoded by the coding sequence GTGTTAAAATATGGACAACATCAAACAATAGAAACAAAATTAACCCCACAGCAAATTCAGTACCTGAAACTTCTTCAAATTCCAGTAATTCAACTTGAACAAAAAATCAAAGAGGAACTTGAACAAAATCCGTTTCTTGAAGAAGGGCTTGAGACATCCATTGATGAAATGCTTGAACTTGAGCTATCGGAAAACGAAGAGCTTGAGCAGGTGATAAAGCAAGAACTTAATGAGGAATATGAGGAGGTCACAGAAGATAAACTTCCAAAATCGGACGAAGAATATACACTTGAAGATTTCATTAAAAGCCAGGAGGAAGATATGTTTGTCCCCAAGCAAAAAGATATAATTGGGGAAGAACTTGAAGATGAGATCCCATGGCAACCCCCAGCTATTGAATCACTTTCTGAGAGGCTTATGAATCAATTTATGGAGGTAACCGAAAATGATAAGGAAATAAGAATAGCAGAAGAGATACTTGGCAATGTTGACGATGATGGCTATCTTACGAGAAGTGTTGAAGAAATAGCAGAAGATTTGCGACTTGGTGAGAAAATGGATGTTACTGCAGAAGAGGTTGAAAATGTTCTTAAAAAAATTCAACGACTTGATCCACCAGGGATAGGAGCAAGGGATTCAAAAGAATGTCTTCTTGTTCAACTTGAGGTTAGCGATTTACCGGAAGATAAAAAAGAACTTGCAATGCGGATCTTGAAAGAAGCGTATGATGACTTTATGAACAAAAGATATTCAGAGTTGATGAAGAAATTTGGATTAAGCGAGCATAAATTAATGGAAGTATTTAAAATTATCCAGAGATTAAACCCAAAGCCAGGTGAGGGAAAAAACATCATCCAAGAATACATTGTGCCTGATTTTATAGTTGAAAGAGTTGGGGATGAATTTGTTGTTAGCCTGAATGAGAAAACAATTCCAATGATTCGTTTAAATAGAAGTTATTACGATCTTTTAAAAAAGCAAAGGAAATTAAACCCAGAATTAAAAGAGGAGATAAAGAAACAATTTTCAAGGGCGAAATGGTTTATTGCTTCAATCTATCAGCGAAGGGAGACTCTTTTGAGGATTATGAGAGCTATAGTTGAATTGCAAAGGGAATTTTTTGAAACTGGGGAAGGTTTGAAACCGATGATTTACAAAGATGTTGCTGAAAAAGCAGGGGTTGATATCTCAACGGTGAGCAGAGCGGTAAATCAAAAATATGTTCAAACAGATTATGGGATTTACAAACTTAGAGATCTTTTTAGTGAGAAGATTAACACTGCTGATGGAAACGAGGTTTCAAACAAAGAAATAAAAGAAAGAATAAAAGAAATAATTTCCCAAGAAGATCCCCGAAAGCCCTTAAGTGATGATCAGATTGCTGAAATCTTACGGAGCCAGGGTATAAATATCGCAAGGCGAACCGTTGCAAAATATAGGGACCAGCTCGGGATTCTACCGGCGAGATTGAGGAAAAAAATTGAATAA